In the Arachis hypogaea cultivar Tifrunner chromosome 20, arahy.Tifrunner.gnm2.J5K5, whole genome shotgun sequence genome, CCCAGCCTCTTGTCTTCATTTTTGGGattgaaactgggtcaaaagcagcccagaattcgccccagcattttcactttattgcagcacgtgacgctcgtcacgcgtacgcatcagtcacgcgtacgcgtcagtcacgcacacACATCATTTTGACTATGGCTTGGTaacgcgtatgcgtcatccaGGCGTACGCGGCGGTACCAGCTTCTTAAATCTTCAATTATTTGTGTTCCTTTTACTTTTGCATGCTccatttccatcctctaagccattccttccctataaaccctgaaataacttaacacacatattacgacatcgaatggtaataaaagaggactaaaaattagcaattttaaggcctaggaagcatgttttcaatcatagcacaaaattaagaaggaaacttaaaaacatgcaatttacattaataagtgtaagaatagttgacaaagtccactcaattcaatccaaaatataccataaaatagtggttcatcaTACTCCATGTTCTTTTGTTGCGTCGCAGAGGCTGGGAATTTTATGAGCTTACGTGATGATCTATTGTCCTTAGTTGAAGTCTCAGAACTCTCCTAAGTTTCTACTATTTGTAAACCATGTAGATGAACTTACCCTGGAGCATGTTGTCCACTATCTTACTTCCTCCTTTTGTCAGCCATGACCTTTCTTTGACAATGAAGAGTCCTGATATCCAGGTTTTGACATCCATGTCTTTCTTGGTCTTCAAGTCTCACGTTTCTTCAGCTTACTCCTCAAATCTCGCACCCATGTTCTATACTTAGCCTTAATGGTTGAGTAGCAAGTATTGATGCTCAAGGAAAGACAATAACTACTTTTCAGCTTCGACACTTTTTATTCCATCTTTTTTGACTTCAACTTACCCATTTCTTCTTCTATTAGTTGAAACACTGCTTCTTGTAGTCAAAATCATTGGCAATTAAAATGCTTTTTTGTTgagaaaaaatctaattttttatactaaCAGGTTATAATGTTATCTTGTGTTGAATGAAACGACCTCAGTGATTCCGCTTCTTTGTGATAAGTGATAACAGATGATTAAAAATAAGACGTAACAAGTTGTATTATTTTAACCTTAGAATTCAAACCAATAGATTAACTCAATTAAGTGAGTAAATAAATGCTGAAATATATTTAttgttctttataatttttttatacattttactTGATTATTTCTCAACCAATATATAAGAATTCACTTCTCACTTTCCCATTTCGACATATATTACATTATTTTTCAATTGGATATAATAATATCTGTTCCGAGTGTTACCTGAAATATtgatttgggcctgaacgtgaggtctAGGTCCCTTTGTATGGCAGCGTCCGACTTATTGTGCCAAGGTGTCGCCTGTCCGAACTCTTCGTGAGGAGGTGGacggtggtacctgcaagagactctgatgcttaagttagcaagggctttatgcagatttttagtagattagaacatgagttatacctgggaggtgccagtgtatttatagtagaatcgATAACCACCTTTGTTGGAGTAATCCTATCTTTTTTATGGATAAGCATTTCCTTTATCTTGGGAGTTTATTGGGATCTACATTCTAGATGAGGTAGAGATAGTATGAGAGATTTGTGGAGGTGGCTACCTGTTTTGGGAAGGTGAGGCCTAACCTCCTTATGTCAATGTCTGACCTCTTTAAAGAGATCAGGCTTATCATGAAGTCCACCTTTATTGGTGGCTCTTTTTGTGTTATTGGGCCTGGCTTTTATCTGTTGgaccagggtatgaatagtgccccttcTTGAGTCCATTCCTTTTATAGGTCGGGCTCAAGCATCTCGGCTTTTGTCTTACACGTTGGTCATGGTGCCATTAACAGGTCAGGTTGTCCGACGAtcctttcaaaaaatttgaatgtTGCCTCTTAATGACAGGCGAACGTTGCGCGGCAGTCGCTCCTTGGGATCCGCACACATTTAAAGAGGGGTAAAGGAGTCGTTTggctttgtttgtttcttataaaAGACTCTTCAACTcttttgcttcttctttgctTCTGAAAatgacttcatttcttctttctcaAAGAACTTTTCCTGTGCACTTCATTCTCTTTTGTCATATTTccaagattttttattttgatcttcTGAAGCGCTATCATTCATTGCTGTTAAGAAGGGGATCGTCCGTGATTTTTGCTGCTTCAGATGCGCCTTTCGTCTTTTCCACGGTCTCCCTTCGAGGTTGGTCTTGTTTCCCTTTTTCTTGTACCCTTATTTTATTTACCTGGGTTTGCTTATTGTTTTTATCGGACTTTGGCTTCGCTGCTGGCTCTTTTTTTCCCGTTGCTTTTGATTCTCTTTTCGGCTTTGATGCTTGGTGTGAGACATTTTGAAAAAATGTTTGAAGTGAATAAAGATTCTGCTTTTGTACCTTTGCAATTACGAACTTTTGTTAACTATATGTTGCATTTCCCCTAATGGTGCCGCTTTGACGTGATGTTATATTGAAGAGGCGCCGTTTGGTTTGCTCTATAGAAAGTTTCTAAAAAAGAATAGCTTTCCcttgattttgtttgatttaccTGACCTCTTTGGGATGACATCTGATTTACTTAGTAacggttttctttattttttgcatttGTAGGTGCAGCCTTTATGTCTCACCGTGTTATTAAAAATATGTCGAGAATAGCCTGGCATTTGTCAGAGTTTGCTTCTATGCCTCTTTGAGTCAACATGAACCCTGAAAACTTTCCAACTTCTATTGCAAAGGTGAATTTTGAGGGATTTAATCTCATTTCATACTTCCTTATAGTGGAGAGTACTTCTGAGAGGTCGGACAGTAGTGTTCCATCTTCTTTGGTCTTGACAAGCATGTCATCCACAGATACTTCCATGAGTTTTCCTATGTGAGaggaaaacactttattcatcaatcgctgataggtagctcctgcattctttaatcTAAGAGGCATTACTATGTAGGAATAGTTTGCCTTTGGAGTTacgaatgaggtcttttcttagtCTGGTTTATACATCGGAATTTCATTATATCCCGACTAGGCGTCCATAAAGGACAAGTATTTGTAACCTGAGGCGGAGTCGACCAGAGCATTGATGTTGGGGAGTGGATAAGAATCCTTTGGGCAAGCTTTATTGAGGTCAGTGTAATCGACACACATCCTCCGTTTTccgtttttattttttactaatacAACGTTAGCTAACCAAAATGGATAATCTACCTCCCTTATAAACCCTGCCTTTAGTAAGGCTCGAACTTGTTCTTCTATGACATGTGTCCTTTCTGATCTAAGTTTTCTGTGCTTCTACTGAACAGGTCAGGATCCCGGGTATACTACCAATTTGTGGGACATCAGGCCAGGATCAATGccgggcatgtcggaggctttccagacAAAGAGGTCGGAATTTTTCCTTCACAATTCAACAAGTTATTTCTTTAGGCTTTCCTCCAGCTTTGCCCCTATACTCGTTTTCTTGTCAGGGTGGTCTCTGATTTGTATCACTTCCGTTTTGCCCTCAGGTTGAGGTCGTAGTTCTGCTTGAACTCGGACTCCACCTAACTCGACTGTATTGACTTCTTTACCTTCTGAGTTGCCTTTCAGGCTGAAGCTCTCGCTATAGCATTTTCTTGCTAACTTTTGATCTCCTTTGATGGTGGCAATCCCTTTAGATGTGGAAAATTTCATGCAAAGATGTGGGGTGGAGACAACAATCGCAAGTCGGTTCAAAGTCGTCCTACATATTACGGCATTGTAGGCTAAGCTTACATTGACTACAATATAGTCGACACTTAGTGTCCTTGATCTGGCACCTTTCCGAAGGTGGTGTATAATGAGATGTAACCTAGAGGTCGGAttggggtgtctcccagtccaAAAAAGCTATCTGGGTATGCCCTTAGATCCTTTTCCTCTAACCTGAGCTTGTCAAAGGCGGGTTTATATAGAATATCCACCGAGCTACCTTGATCTACCAAGTTCaatggaggttggcgtttgctaggattaTAGTTATTGCCACTGGGTCGTCGTGCCCTGGTGATATTCCTTGAGCATTTTTTTTAGTGAAGGAAATAATGGGTAAGTCGGACGATTGATTATCCTCCCCGACTTGATATACTTTCTTGAAGTGCCTTTTTCGTGAGGATTTTGTTATTCCTCCTCCTACAAACCCACCATTAATCATGTGTATATGTCGCTCGGGGGTGTGAGGAGGGCGTTCTGATCTCCTccttcttcatcccttcttctcttccttGGGTCGTCTAACCTGTCTGCCAGGTATCTATCAAGTCGGCCTTCTCTGGCCAACTTTTCGATGACATTCTTTAATTCGTAGCATTCATTAGTGGAATGACCATAGAGCTTATGATACTTGCAGTATTCAACCTGACTTCTAGCTTTCTTGTGCTTAATCGAATAAGGAGGTGGAAGCTTCTCTGTATGGCAtatctctctgtagacatccactaaGGAAACCCAAAAGGAGTATAATTGTGATATTTTCGAGGTTTCTCTATGTTTTGCTCCTCTTTCTTCTTAGGTTCTCTCTCTTTATCACGAGATAGATAGGTAGGTTAAATAGCGAAGGAGGTTCCTGAGTTGGgaatttttctccatgttgatgtatttttctgtcCTTTGTTGGGTTTCGTTCAGAAAAGTCGGGTATCTTTTGGATATTGACTGAGAAAATAGTCCTTCTCTAAGGCCATTGACCAGGTCCATAATTATAGCTTCGGTGGGTAGACTCTAAATTTTCAAGCAAATTTTGTTGAACATTTCCATATAGTCACGAAGGGTTTCTCCGACTTCTTGCTTTACTCCCAGTAGGCTCAAAGCGTGCTTCgttttatctttttggatggagaatctggtaaAAAATTTTCTTGCCAGGTCGTCAAAGCTAGTGACTGACCTGAGGGGTAGACTATCGAGCCACTTTATGGCCGCCTTGGTCAAAGTAGTTGGGAAGGCTTTACAACGAGTGGCATTAGAAGCGTCGGCCAGGTACATTCTACTTTTgaagttactgagatgatggctcgGGTCGGACGTCCCGTCATAGAGATCCATGTTAGGTGATTTGAAGTTCCTAGGAACTTTAGCCTTCATGATCTCTTCTGTGAACGGATTTTCTCATCCTGAGGGACTTTCATCATGCTCCGCCCGAGTATTCCTCCTTTGTATATCAGCTTCCAATTTTCGTAGCTTGTCTTCTAACTCCTTTCGCCGTCTTACTTCTCCTTACAATTCTTGTTCTGCTTCTCGTTGTCGTTCAA is a window encoding:
- the LOC140183151 gene encoding uncharacterized protein; translated protein: MCVDYTDLNKACPKDSYPLPNINALVDSASGKLMEVSVDDMLVKTKEDGTLLSDLSEVLSTIRKYEMRLNPSKFTFAIEVGKFSGFMLTQRGIEANSDKCQAILDIFLITR